In one Parageobacillus genomosp. 1 genomic region, the following are encoded:
- a CDS encoding tRNA (adenine(22)-N(1))-methyltransferase gives MNEFRLSKRLETVASFIPKGATLADIGSDHAYLPCYAYLHGYITKAVAGEVADGPLRSAKQQVEKAGLSHVISVRKGDGLAVIAPGEVDCITIAGMGGTLIANILEAGKNKLFGVKRLILQPNVGADIVRKWLMNNDWELIAERILKEDGRIYEVLVAEKGDGKKPYADMEAELLLGPFLLKEKKDVFLEKWRHELEHWKRIVRQLAEKAETESALAKKRELEEKIKLVEEALQ, from the coding sequence ATGAATGAATTTCGTCTGTCGAAACGCCTAGAAACCGTCGCTTCTTTCATTCCCAAAGGCGCCACGCTCGCTGATATCGGCTCCGATCACGCATATTTGCCGTGCTACGCATATTTGCATGGATATATTACAAAGGCAGTAGCAGGGGAAGTGGCGGATGGCCCGCTCCGCTCGGCGAAACAGCAGGTGGAAAAAGCGGGGCTTTCCCATGTCATTTCCGTACGGAAAGGTGACGGCTTAGCAGTCATCGCTCCCGGCGAAGTCGACTGCATTACGATTGCCGGGATGGGCGGTACATTGATTGCGAATATTTTGGAAGCCGGAAAAAATAAGCTTTTCGGTGTAAAAAGGCTTATTTTGCAGCCGAATGTCGGGGCCGATATCGTGCGCAAATGGCTGATGAATAACGACTGGGAGTTGATCGCCGAACGAATATTAAAAGAAGATGGAAGAATTTACGAAGTGCTCGTGGCCGAAAAAGGCGACGGAAAAAAACCATATGCCGATATGGAGGCAGAACTATTGTTAGGTCCGTTTTTGCTGAAGGAAAAAAAAGATGTGTTTTTAGAGAAATGGCGTCATGAACTGGAACATTGGAAGCGGATCGTCCGTCAACTCGCTGAAAAGGCAGAAACGGAATCTGCGCTGGCAAAAAAACGGGAGCTGGAGGAAAAAATCAAGCTTGTGGAGGAGGCATTACAGTGA
- the cccA gene encoding cytochrome c550: MNRNPLIPFFIIMLFGIGLTLGLSFKGLGDAKELAKEKKGGEKTEQTAAANPEQFYQQTCSSCHGQNYEGGVGPALKGVGQRLSLDQIKDVIQHGRGNMPPGLVPPEKADEMAKWLSKLK, translated from the coding sequence ATGAATCGAAACCCGTTAATCCCATTCTTTATCATTATGTTGTTTGGGATCGGACTTACTCTTGGGCTTTCATTTAAAGGGCTTGGTGACGCGAAAGAGCTCGCGAAAGAGAAAAAAGGCGGCGAGAAAACAGAACAAACCGCTGCGGCCAATCCCGAACAATTTTACCAACAAACTTGCAGCAGCTGTCATGGACAAAATTATGAAGGCGGGGTTGGTCCGGCATTAAAAGGAGTAGGTCAACGGCTTTCGCTTGACCAAATTAAAGACGTGATCCAACACGGTCGTGGCAACATGCCTCCAGGCCTTGTTCCGCCGGAAAAAGCGGATGAAATGGCAAAATGGCTTTCTAAGCTGAAATAA